The following nucleotide sequence is from Devosia yakushimensis.
AAGTTGGCATGGTACGGGATCGCATAGGCCGTTGGCCGGAAACCGCGGTTCTCACCCCATCTTCGATACTGACTGTGACGCCGAACACGTCCAATTGGATCCGGCGTCGAAGAACCAGGTTCTCCCCGAACATGGCGACCTGCCGGACGACCGCCTCCGCTCAAATGAGCGGACGCTCGCGGTTCCAGTCGATGCCATAGGCGAACAGGGAGGCACGTTGCCTGGAGATCCGTGTAGCGGGTGGAAAACCTGCATGCGGTGCTTGTGCCTGAAGCGCTCGGCGCTTTTCTGACCGACTGCGCAACACAAACGGCCGAGGCTCTAATGGCCGCTGGATCAGGGTTCCACGGCAGATCAGTCGCCATCCTCGCCCTCAAGGCAGCACGATTAAGTGGTAATGCCAATAAATCCTCGCAATTCGCTTATTTACTGCCGAGAGTGAAGTATCCAAATTGCCCGCGAATTCGGGGTCGTTGTTGCGCCAAGCAGAAGGTGAGTTTCTCCCGGCCGAGGCGCCCCAAGACATTGTGAACGGGAATTGAGATGCGCGAAAAATCAAATCGTCAGCTGCAATCTAACGGCGTAACGCAGCCGTCGGAAACGAAGCGCTCACCCAAGTACTTACGAATCGGCGTCGATATTGGTGGGACGTTCACCGATTTTTGCGGCTGGCGGGACGAGGCGGGAAGCGAAATTGTGTCATTCAAGGTTCCCTCAACGCCCCCAAATTTCGGAGAGGGCTTCCGGACCGGCTTTGAGCAAATCCTCGAACTCCTCGCCCCTCGGGAAGACGAAATTGCCTTGGTGATGCACGGCACGACGGTTAGCACTAACGCGGTGATCGAGCGCGCTGGTCCGAAAATTGCGTTGTTCGTCACCAAGGGGTATCGCGACATCCTCGAACTGCAGCGCATTAGAGTCCCCAATGCGCTCAACCTTTTTGAGCGCAGAACCGTCCCATTGATCGAAAGAAACCTCGTCATCGAGGTAGATGAGCGGTTGCTGCGCGAAGGCGAACTCGACACGCCGCTCGACAAAAAAGAGGTTTCAAGACTGGCCAAAAAGGCCGCAGCCGCAGGCGCAACCGGCTTTGCAGTCGCATTTCTTCACAGCTACACCAATCCCGAGCATGAAATTGTCGCGCGAGACGCGATCCGTGAGGCGCTTGGAGAGGAAACCCGCGTCAGTCTGTCTAGCGAAATTTGGCCGCGGATGGGAGAATATGAGCGCACCATAGCTGCCGTGCTCAACGCATTCGTGAAACAGCGTATGGACGAGTATCTGGGCGCCGTCGAAAGCTATGTCGCGGATCGGTTGCCGGGTTCCCACTTGTTCATCACCCGCTCGAACGGCGGCGCAATGTCGGCATCCGAAGCTCGCGCCTTCCCGATCCACACATTGCTGTCCGGACCGGCATCGGGCGTGACTGCTGCCGAATTTCTCGGCCGCTCGATCAAGGAAGATAATCTCCTGACCTTGGATATGGGTGGAACGAGCACCGATATTTCGCTTATTCGCGAGGGCCGAGGGCAGACATCGAATTCGGCAGAAGTCGGAAACTTCCCCGTTATCCTTCCGGTGTCCGAGATCGAAGCAATCGGCGCGGGCGGTGGTTCGATCATCGCCATGGACGGCTCCGCGTTGCGCGTTGGGCCGCGTAGCGCCGGTTCCTATCCAGGCCCCGCATGCTTCGGCCGCGGCGGGATCGAGCCGGCACTCACTGACGCCTATCTGCTGTCCGGCTATCTTCCCGAAGCGCTCTTGGGCGGCGCCATGAAGCTCGACCGGGACGCTTCGGTGCGCGCGCTCACGCCGATTGCGGAGCATCTCGGTGTCGCTGTCGAAGCTGCCGCTGACATGGCGGTTACCATCGCAACCTCAAACATGGTTGCTGGCGTCTTGCCGTACCTGGCCCGCAAAGGCGTTGACGCCGAAGACCTGACCCTGCTTGTTTATGGCGGCGGCGGCGCGATCCACGGACCGCTTGTTGCCAGCGAAATCGGTATCAATCGCATTCTTGTTCCGGCATCTCCATCCGTCTTCTGCGCGCTCGGCGGGTTGGTGTCGGAACTCAGCGAAGATGTGTTGGCCAGCGTCCAAGGCCGCGTTCTGAGCGCGCAGGACGTAACTTCCACTTTTGCTGACCTGGTCACGCAAGCGAACGACTGGCTCTCTCGGCAGATTGAGCCGGAGAAGCTAGGTGGCGTTTCGATCGAGCGCTGGGCCGAAATGCGGTACGCTGGCCAGTCATTCCAGATTGACGTCGAACTGCCTGAACAGGCGGTCCTCAGTGCAGACTTTCCAGCCATGCTTGAGGCATTCCATGCCGAACATCTGCGGACTTTCAGCTACGCCAATCCTACTGGTGCCGTAGAGTTTGTTGCCCTGCGTGTCCGAATTCGCGGACGTCTGGCGGTTCCGCAGATGTCGACATCCACGAGGCAAGCAGCCGGCACGGCCCATATTGCTACCCGGGACATGCGGTTCAACAACACTGTCTATCCGGCGACAAAGGTCTATGAGCGTGACGCTTTGGGCCGCGACGGTCTCATCACCGGGCCGGCTGTCATCCAGCAGGTTACCGCGACGGTTGTGATACCGCCCGACTATTCCGCGCGCATCGATGCGTATGACAACATCATCATTTCCAAGGACTGAAGACATGCGCGCTATACGCACTATGGTCATGAATAATCGCTTCAAGGCAATTGTCGAAGAAGCCTCTGCATGCGTCTACCGCACGGCCCGCACAACATTCGTCAAAATCGTGCAAGACTATCAATGCGCGGTTGCCACGGCGGATGGCGACATGTTCGCGTTTCCGGATCAGTCGGGCGTGAAGCAGTTCATTGGCGCTCCAATGGCTGCGACGATCAACAAGATCGGAAAGGAGAACTTCAAGCCCGGTGACATTTTCATCACCAACGATCCGTTTGCGACTGAAGGTTTGTTGACCCATCTGATGGATCTCACGATGATCCGGCCCATCTTCTACAAAGGTGAACTCATTGCCTTTGGGTGGGCCTTCATTCATGCTACCGATATCGGCGGTGCCGTTCCCGGCAGTATCTCGCCGGCTTTCACGGAAGTCTTTCAGGAAGGCCTTCGCGTGCGTCCGATGCGGCTGTTCATCGACGACAAGCTGAATGAAGACGTGATGGGTCTCTACATGGACAACAGCCGCTCACCCAAGGAAATAGCGGGTGATCTCGAGGCAATGGTCTCAGCGATGAAAAGCATCGACCGCAGGCTCACGGGCCTCTGCGACAGATATGGTGTCGATGAAGTCAAGACCGGCATGCAGGACGTGATTGCCTACTCAGAAGAGAAGGCTAGGTCGGTTCTCGCGACCATTCCCAATGGCGAGTATACGTTCAGCGACTACCTTGAGATGGCGGGCGAGGGAAACCTTGTCCATGTCTGCGTTAAGCTCACGATCAAGGATGGCAACATCGAGGTCGACTATTCAGGAACAGATCCGCAAGTCCCGGCTGCGCACAACATTGTCACCGGTTCCAAGACCCATCCTTATATTGTCCAGGCCTTGATTGCGTTTGTCCTCACACATGAGCCACTAACGCCGTGGAACGCCGGCCTCCTGCGTTCAATCACGGGAAATGCGCCGCTTGGAAGCCTCATTAACGCGGTCCATCCGGCCTCAGGAGGCTCCCGCGCTGCCTCGGGTTGCCGTGTCTACGACTCGGTGATCGGATGCCTCAATCAAGCGCTCGATGGGGGTTTGGCGGCGTCTGGGTCCGGATCAGGCATCATCGTGTTTTCCGGCCCGGATCCCCGCACGGGCGCTAACCGCGTTACCGTCGTCAACCCCATTCCGGGAGGAAGCGGCGGGCGCAACGGTGCCGATGGCGTGGACGCGCTCGAACCGCGCAATGCGGCTCTGCTCAACGTTCCGGTAGAAGTTACCGAAGCCGAAACCATGCTGGTTGTGCGTGCCTACCGCTCGCTTCCCGATAGCCGTGCCGCCGGCCAATGGAATGGTGGTGCTTCCCAGGTCATCGAACTGGAGAATCGGGGAGAGCCGGGATCGATTAGCTGCCGGAACTTGAACCGCTTCCACTTCCAGCCTTGGGGCATGTTCGGCGGAGAAGCCGGTCGGCTTGGTTTCACGAAGGTTAATCCTGGCAAAGACACAGAACGCTCGGATGGGAAGATCACTGTTCTGCAACTTGGCAAGGGTGAGTTGTTGCAAATCACCAGTCCGTCGGGCGGCGGCTTCGGTAATCCGCTGAAGCGTAGCCTCGACCTACTGGAGGCCGATGTGCGTACGGAAATGGTTAGCCCGGAGCGGGCTGTCGCGGTCTACGGCGCCGTTTTCAAGGCTGATGGCACGCTGGATCGGGATGCCACTGAAGCAAACCGGCAAAAACTCCTGCGCAAAGAGGTGCCCGACATCACATACGGCAAGAACCGTGATGATCACGACCGGGTCTGGCCATACGCGATACGCCGCGAACTCGCTCTGAAGGCGATGAAACTGGACATGAGATTGCGATGGCCGGTCGTCGATCGCGTGCAGCGGAAAATGCTGGCGCTCGGTGAGGAAGTTACACCGCCCATGCTTCAAGAGGCAATCGAGGCGGAAGTGGCTGCCCTTGGTGGTTCGTCGTCCAGGAGCACGGCCTAAACGGACGGTTCGCCGGTTGCGGTCCAAGATGCTGCTGCCGGCGAGCGGCCAGGCAAAAGGTGCGGAGGCATACTCGTCGACCTTCAGGGGTGGTGATTTCCGATGGTTGAAGCATACAAGTGAAGAACAACGATAAGCTTCCGAATGTGGGCCGTGTTCGTCGCAGGGGGCCCGATCGCGGAAAGTGGTTCCACAAGTATGCAACTGACCGGCTACAAAGCTGGTTCTTCTGCAGTGAGCAGCCTGATTGAGGTGTTCAGAGATCGGACAAATTGCGAACATTCGCAGTGAGCAATCATGCAAATCGCCGGCGGTGAACTCACGCCAACAGGAGCGCTGGAGGAAACAGCGTGCTTTCTCAACCCAGTGATCAGGTCCGAAAAGCCGGTCTTCTATCCTACACCAGTGCATCCAGGGGGCGGCAGACGAGTTCCGCATATTCGATGAAGGGAGCAATTGCAGGAGCTGGACTGTCCGCACGCCAGCCAACTCCTAGTGCCAGCTCGATCGTCAAGTCGTCAACTTGTCGAAGCACGACGTTGTCGTCTGATATGTTTCGCACCCAAGATGGAAGAAACGTGATTCCGACGCTCGCCGACACGAGTGCAAGAGCCGCAGAAGTAGTCGACGCGGATATCCGGTTATCAACGTCAATCCCCGCGCTTAATATTTGTTCATGTACTCGCTCGAAGCTCGAAAGTTCGAACCTCTTCAATGTAAAGCAGCGGTGTCCAACGAAGTCCGTAAGCTGCAAGGGAGAAGTAGCCTTCGCAAGCTTCGAGTTCTTCGGTATGACAGCCAAAAACCGTTCCGAAATAAGTGGTTTGAACCGTAGGAAATTGACATTCGTGGGAGGTCGAAGCAATCCCACGTGATAGTCGCCATTTTCTAATAGTCGAAGCAGTTCAGCAGAGTCGCATATTCTAACATCAAGCGCAGTCTTGGGACGGCCTGCACAAAAGCGGCGTAAAATCAGGGGAAGCAAGCGATAGGCTGCGGGACCGACGGTGACGATATTTAGCTTTTCGTCGCCCGGGGATCCTCCGCCTGCAGCAATTCTGGTAAGGAGGGTTGCCTCGTCGAGTTTCAAAAGGATGTCACGTGCAAGCGGCAGGTAGGTCTTGCCCGATGCGGTAAGCTCCACATTCCGCGTCGATCGCACAAATAGCGGTACGCGCAAACTGGATTCCAGTCGCCGAATGCGCTGACTAAGAGTTGATTGAGTAAGCCCGAGACGTTTTGCTGCTCGTCCAAAATGCAGTTCCTCGGCGACCGCTACGAACCCTTTGACGCTCCAAAGGTCAAGCGGGTGATCGCGGTCAATTGAGTGGCTGTTGCCTGGTTTTT
It contains:
- a CDS encoding LysR family transcriptional regulator, producing MANEKPGNSHSIDRDHPLDLWSVKGFVAVAEELHFGRAAKRLGLTQSTLSQRIRRLESSLRVPLFVRSTRNVELTASGKTYLPLARDILLKLDEATLLTRIAAGGGSPGDEKLNIVTVGPAAYRLLPLILRRFCAGRPKTALDVRICDSAELLRLLENGDYHVGLLRPPTNVNFLRFKPLISERFLAVIPKNSKLAKATSPLQLTDFVGHRCFTLKRFELSSFERVHEQILSAGIDVDNRISASTTSAALALVSASVGITFLPSWVRNISDDNVVLRQVDDLTIELALGVGWRADSPAPAIAPFIEYAELVCRPLDALV
- a CDS encoding hydantoinase/oxoprolinase family protein; the protein is MREKSNRQLQSNGVTQPSETKRSPKYLRIGVDIGGTFTDFCGWRDEAGSEIVSFKVPSTPPNFGEGFRTGFEQILELLAPREDEIALVMHGTTVSTNAVIERAGPKIALFVTKGYRDILELQRIRVPNALNLFERRTVPLIERNLVIEVDERLLREGELDTPLDKKEVSRLAKKAAAAGATGFAVAFLHSYTNPEHEIVARDAIREALGEETRVSLSSEIWPRMGEYERTIAAVLNAFVKQRMDEYLGAVESYVADRLPGSHLFITRSNGGAMSASEARAFPIHTLLSGPASGVTAAEFLGRSIKEDNLLTLDMGGTSTDISLIREGRGQTSNSAEVGNFPVILPVSEIEAIGAGGGSIIAMDGSALRVGPRSAGSYPGPACFGRGGIEPALTDAYLLSGYLPEALLGGAMKLDRDASVRALTPIAEHLGVAVEAAADMAVTIATSNMVAGVLPYLARKGVDAEDLTLLVYGGGGAIHGPLVASEIGINRILVPASPSVFCALGGLVSELSEDVLASVQGRVLSAQDVTSTFADLVTQANDWLSRQIEPEKLGGVSIERWAEMRYAGQSFQIDVELPEQAVLSADFPAMLEAFHAEHLRTFSYANPTGAVEFVALRVRIRGRLAVPQMSTSTRQAAGTAHIATRDMRFNNTVYPATKVYERDALGRDGLITGPAVIQQVTATVVIPPDYSARIDAYDNIIISKD
- a CDS encoding hydantoinase B/oxoprolinase family protein; the protein is MRAIRTMVMNNRFKAIVEEASACVYRTARTTFVKIVQDYQCAVATADGDMFAFPDQSGVKQFIGAPMAATINKIGKENFKPGDIFITNDPFATEGLLTHLMDLTMIRPIFYKGELIAFGWAFIHATDIGGAVPGSISPAFTEVFQEGLRVRPMRLFIDDKLNEDVMGLYMDNSRSPKEIAGDLEAMVSAMKSIDRRLTGLCDRYGVDEVKTGMQDVIAYSEEKARSVLATIPNGEYTFSDYLEMAGEGNLVHVCVKLTIKDGNIEVDYSGTDPQVPAAHNIVTGSKTHPYIVQALIAFVLTHEPLTPWNAGLLRSITGNAPLGSLINAVHPASGGSRAASGCRVYDSVIGCLNQALDGGLAASGSGSGIIVFSGPDPRTGANRVTVVNPIPGGSGGRNGADGVDALEPRNAALLNVPVEVTEAETMLVVRAYRSLPDSRAAGQWNGGASQVIELENRGEPGSISCRNLNRFHFQPWGMFGGEAGRLGFTKVNPGKDTERSDGKITVLQLGKGELLQITSPSGGGFGNPLKRSLDLLEADVRTEMVSPERAVAVYGAVFKADGTLDRDATEANRQKLLRKEVPDITYGKNRDDHDRVWPYAIRRELALKAMKLDMRLRWPVVDRVQRKMLALGEEVTPPMLQEAIEAEVAALGGSSSRSTA